In Syntrophorhabdaceae bacterium, one DNA window encodes the following:
- the proB gene encoding glutamate 5-kinase has product MAENIKRVVVKIGTSVLLDKEKKVSMGKMESIARQVKAVKDMGIEVAVVTSGAVACGMESLNLKKRPKEIEKRQALASIGQVVLMKMYRETFEREKMRVGQILMTHEDIKSKVRCLNLTNTLNSLIGLNTIPIINENDALSFTEIKFGDNDNLSALIAQICSADLLLLLSDVEGLFDKDPTKHAGARMIKVVKKIDNDIEKLADGTHSEKSIGGMVSKLEAAKKAGNYGISTRIVSGDVKDVIVQVIKGADVGTLFLPERKLARSKWWTAFAFKPKGEVLVDEGAEQAILHNGRSLLPTGVVKAEGDFRRGECIEVGNLKGEVIARGITNYSSSDMQKIKGMKSGEIEKKLGDKYTTAEVIHRDNMVIL; this is encoded by the coding sequence ATGGCTGAGAACATAAAAAGGGTTGTAGTGAAGATCGGCACTTCCGTCCTGCTCGATAAGGAAAAGAAGGTCTCCATGGGCAAGATGGAAAGCATCGCCCGGCAGGTGAAAGCGGTAAAGGATATGGGGATAGAGGTGGCCGTCGTCACGAGCGGCGCCGTTGCCTGCGGGATGGAGAGCCTCAACCTCAAAAAAAGACCGAAGGAGATCGAGAAAAGGCAGGCCCTGGCATCCATTGGACAGGTGGTCCTCATGAAGATGTACCGGGAGACTTTCGAAAGGGAGAAGATGCGGGTGGGTCAGATACTGATGACCCACGAGGATATAAAGAGCAAGGTACGGTGCCTCAACCTGACCAACACCTTAAACTCCCTTATCGGCCTCAATACCATACCCATAATCAATGAAAATGACGCCCTCTCCTTCACGGAGATAAAGTTCGGCGACAACGATAACCTTTCCGCCCTGATCGCCCAGATATGCAGCGCGGACCTCCTCCTGCTCCTTTCCGACGTGGAAGGCCTTTTCGATAAAGACCCGACAAAGCACGCGGGCGCGCGGATGATAAAGGTAGTGAAGAAGATAGATAACGACATAGAGAAGCTCGCCGATGGGACCCACAGCGAAAAAAGCATCGGCGGCATGGTAAGCAAGCTCGAAGCCGCAAAAAAGGCGGGCAATTACGGCATCTCGACGAGGATCGTGAGCGGCGATGTGAAAGACGTCATCGTCCAGGTGATTAAAGGCGCGGATGTGGGCACCCTCTTCCTCCCCGAGAGGAAACTCGCGAGGAGCAAGTGGTGGACCGCCTTCGCCTTCAAGCCTAAAGGGGAAGTACTGGTCGATGAAGGCGCCGAGCAGGCCATCCTCCATAACGGGAGGAGCTTATTGCCTACCGGGGTCGTGAAAGCGGAAGGCGATTTCAGGCGCGGCGAATGCATCGAGGTGGGCAACCTCAAAGGCGAAGTGATCGCCAGGGGCATCACCAATTACTCCTCATCGGACATGCAGAAGATCAAAGGAATGAAAAGCGGCGAGATCGAAAAGAAACTCGGCGATAAATATACCACGGCGGAAGTGATTCACCGGGACAATATGGTGATCTTATGA
- a CDS encoding glutamate-5-semialdehyde dehydrogenase yields MKPLELASAAKRASHVCAHLPTAQKDQALLALKKKILEKKAYLFEENKKDIAEAEASGLQKSMIDRLRIDEKIIAEMAASLADVAALPDPVGEIVKMWKRPNGMRVGRMRIPIGVILVIYESRPNVTVEAFSLCLKSGNCVILKGGSEAHHSNAALARLISEALTETGISTDVALLVATGDRNYIYDLLKMDEEIDLVIPRGGEALIRSVVKESHIPVLKHYKGVCHTFVDAHAEPEMALQICLNAKIQKPATCNAMETLLVHEAIAPEFLPPMARLFEEKGVVLKGCEKTRAILTDLAEATEEDWYEEYLDLVLAVKVVKDMDDAIAHIRKYGSDHTEAIVTSDYGNAWKFVHEVNSSLVLVNASTRLNDGFQLGLGAEMGISTTKLHAFGPMGLEELTVTKFIGLGEGQLRI; encoded by the coding sequence ATGAAGCCCCTTGAACTTGCATCGGCCGCGAAACGGGCATCCCACGTGTGCGCCCACCTCCCGACGGCACAGAAGGACCAAGCACTCCTTGCCTTGAAAAAGAAGATACTGGAGAAAAAAGCGTACCTTTTCGAGGAGAACAAGAAAGATATCGCAGAGGCGGAAGCATCGGGCCTGCAGAAGAGCATGATCGACCGGCTCCGCATCGATGAGAAGATCATTGCGGAGATGGCGGCGAGTCTCGCCGATGTGGCAGCCCTTCCCGACCCGGTGGGTGAGATCGTAAAGATGTGGAAGCGGCCGAACGGGATGCGGGTCGGCAGGATGAGAATCCCCATCGGCGTAATCCTCGTGATCTACGAATCCCGCCCCAATGTCACGGTGGAGGCTTTTTCGTTGTGCCTTAAGAGCGGCAACTGCGTGATATTGAAGGGAGGCTCCGAGGCGCATCATTCGAATGCGGCCCTGGCACGCCTTATTTCCGAGGCCCTGACCGAGACGGGGATTTCCACGGACGTGGCCCTGCTCGTGGCCACGGGTGACAGGAATTATATCTACGACCTCCTCAAGATGGACGAAGAGATCGACCTTGTCATACCGAGGGGCGGAGAGGCCCTTATCAGGAGCGTGGTCAAGGAGTCCCACATCCCCGTGCTGAAGCACTACAAAGGGGTGTGTCATACCTTCGTGGACGCCCACGCGGAGCCGGAGATGGCCCTCCAGATCTGCCTCAACGCAAAGATACAGAAGCCCGCCACGTGCAACGCCATGGAGACCCTCCTCGTCCATGAAGCGATCGCGCCCGAATTCCTCCCCCCCATGGCGCGCCTTTTCGAAGAAAAGGGCGTGGTCCTCAAGGGATGTGAAAAGACAAGGGCCATTCTAACCGACCTTGCCGAGGCGACGGAAGAAGACTGGTACGAAGAATATCTCGATCTCGTGCTTGCGGTCAAGGTGGTGAAAGACATGGACGACGCGATCGCCCATATAAGGAAATACGGCTCGGACCATACGGAGGCGATCGTCACCTCCGATTACGGCAATGCATGGAAGTTCGTCCACGAGGTCAACTCCTCCCTTGTCCTCGTCAATGCGTCGACCAGGCTGAACGACGGCTTCCAATTGGGACTCGGCGCGGAAATGGGCATCAGCACGACCAAGCTTCATGCCTTCGGACCCATGGGGCTTGAAGAGCTGACGGTCACAAAGTTTATAGGTCTTGGTGAAGGACAGTTGAGGATATAA
- the nadD gene encoding nicotinate-nucleotide adenylyltransferase — translation MAIGIFGGTFDPVHIGHLRAAEEIRESLGLERVFFVPAPMPPHKRDKKIAHIDQRVEMLKLAVRNNPFLRLSELEIKRGGISYSIDTIETFEKRYGEIYFILGLDAFLEVDTWRRYEELFFHAHFVVMLRPTECREWGAEILPEAIRREVTRIDDTTLHHISGKRILFHRVTQLDISSTRIREASLREESIRYLVPDRVERFIKERGLYKI, via the coding sequence ATGGCGATCGGCATATTCGGCGGCACCTTCGACCCCGTTCACATAGGACATCTCAGGGCAGCCGAGGAGATCAGGGAGTCCCTGGGTCTTGAAAGGGTCTTTTTCGTGCCCGCCCCCATGCCGCCCCATAAGAGAGATAAAAAGATCGCTCATATAGACCAGAGAGTCGAGATGCTCAAGCTGGCGGTGAGAAATAACCCTTTCCTACGCCTGTCGGAACTGGAGATCAAGAGGGGCGGCATCTCCTATTCCATAGATACCATAGAAACCTTTGAAAAAAGATATGGGGAGATCTATTTTATCCTGGGGCTTGACGCCTTTCTGGAGGTAGATACGTGGCGACGATATGAGGAGCTTTTTTTTCATGCCCACTTCGTCGTCATGCTCAGGCCCACGGAATGCAGGGAGTGGGGGGCTGAAATCCTGCCGGAGGCGATAAGGAGGGAAGTGACACGGATCGACGATACCACCCTTCATCATATATCGGGGAAACGTATACTGTTCCATCGCGTGACCCAGCTCGACATCTCCTCCACCCGTATCCGGGAGGCATCGCTTCGGGAGGAATCGATCCGGTATCTCGTACCCGATAGAGTTGAAAGATTCATAAAAGAAAGGGGGCTATATAAAATATAG
- the rsfS gene encoding ribosome silencing factor, with amino-acid sequence METKEKAMLAGRLADEKKALDIAVIELSGLTDIADFFVITSGTSERHVRTILENVEKGMKEAGIKAYSVEGREQGRWVIIDYQNVIIHIFLEQLRELYDLESLWIEAKRFRIERENTQPEVENGERET; translated from the coding sequence GTGGAAACTAAAGAAAAGGCAATGCTCGCAGGAAGGCTGGCGGATGAAAAAAAGGCGCTCGATATCGCGGTGATAGAGCTGTCGGGCCTCACGGATATTGCCGACTTTTTTGTAATTACGAGCGGCACCAGCGAAAGGCACGTGAGGACCATTCTCGAAAACGTGGAGAAGGGGATGAAAGAGGCCGGCATCAAGGCCTACTCGGTGGAAGGGCGGGAACAGGGAAGATGGGTGATAATTGATTACCAAAATGTTATCATTCATATCTTTCTTGAACAGCTAAGGGAGCTCTATGACCTCGAGAGCCTGTGGATCGAGGCAAAAAGGTTCCGGATAGAGCGCGAAAATACGCAACCAGAGGTGGAAAATGGAGAACGAGAAACTTGA
- a CDS encoding TraR/DksA family transcriptional regulator yields MENEKLEYFKKRLLKMRAEILNKARKLKEDSYSLGTDGIQDMADAASNSYTSDILMSISDNDLHLLKDIDSSLDKIAHGAYGVCEECEEKINEKRLEANPVARYCITCKRQMEEKGAERRGV; encoded by the coding sequence ATGGAGAACGAGAAACTTGAGTATTTCAAAAAAAGACTGCTGAAGATGCGGGCGGAGATCCTGAATAAGGCGAGGAAACTGAAAGAAGATTCCTACTCTCTCGGGACGGACGGGATTCAGGACATGGCCGATGCCGCAAGCAATTCATATACGTCTGATATTCTCATGAGTATCAGTGATAATGACCTTCATCTTCTCAAGGATATCGACAGCTCCCTCGACAAGATCGCTCACGGCGCCTACGGCGTCTGCGAAGAATGCGAGGAGAAGATAAACGAGAAAAGGCTTGAAGCAAATCCTGTAGCGAGGTATTGTATTACGTGCAAGAGACAGATGGAAGAAAAGGGAGCTGAAAGGCGGGGAGTGTAG
- a CDS encoding ComF family protein: MPDVLRLLLDILYPLKCGGCGAHGSVLCRECVEGFRVVEEASTCPVCGRWMGTRAVCGECITHKRGFQEGFYGFYFENRLRDALHSFKFEKRKDVGRLLVALIKDKVASFSGRFDTIIPIPVTEKRLKARGFNQSFVIGEEISRITGLPVAPGILVKTQETLDQYSLSKTERRKNIKGVFSVLDRACIEGKRVLLVDDLFTTGYTMKEAAQALKKEKAGDVAVFALARTGS, from the coding sequence GTGCCTGATGTTCTCCGCCTTCTCCTTGATATCCTTTACCCCCTGAAATGCGGAGGATGCGGCGCCCACGGGAGCGTGCTTTGCCGGGAGTGCGTTGAGGGCTTCCGGGTAGTGGAAGAGGCTTCCACATGCCCTGTCTGTGGAAGGTGGATGGGCACGAGAGCCGTGTGCGGAGAATGTATCACTCATAAGAGGGGGTTTCAGGAAGGCTTTTACGGGTTCTACTTCGAGAACAGGCTCAGGGATGCACTCCATTCTTTCAAATTCGAGAAAAGAAAAGACGTGGGAAGACTTCTCGTGGCGCTCATAAAAGATAAGGTCGCCTCTTTTTCAGGCAGATTCGACACCATCATTCCGATCCCGGTCACGGAAAAGCGGCTTAAGGCAAGGGGTTTTAATCAATCCTTCGTCATAGGTGAAGAAATCTCCCGCATCACCGGTCTGCCCGTGGCGCCCGGGATACTCGTGAAAACACAGGAGACCCTGGATCAATACAGCCTCTCGAAGACCGAGAGGCGTAAAAACATAAAAGGAGTTTTCTCCGTACTCGATAGAGCGTGTATAGAAGGTAAAAGGGTGCTTCTCGTCGACGACCTCTTCACCACTGGTTATACTATGAAGGAAGCGGCACAGGCCCTGAAAAAAGAAAAGGCCGGGGATGTCGCGGTATTCGCCCTGGCGCGCACAGGATCATGA